A stretch of DNA from Equus caballus isolate H_3958 breed thoroughbred chromosome 13, TB-T2T, whole genome shotgun sequence:
gcgcgcTCTGCAGGGTAGAGGCCTGTCGGTGCTCAGGACAAGGAGGCGCCTGGCAACTGCAAAACCAAAggcttttattgaaaaatatcaaGTGGCCCCTTTGAAGGCTGCTGGTCCCAGCCCAACGCGAGCTTTGGGGCCGCGGCCCGACGAGGCAGGCAAGTAGTGGCGGCCACCCCAGGCCCCCGCTCCAGAGGGGCGAGGTTTTACTGTCCATGCGGTCTGGTCCCTGGGCTTCGCAGTCCCGCTCCCCGGCCCGAGGAGGGATGGCAGCTGGCGAAGGGGgcgccgggctggcccctctcagtCCACCGAGAGCGCTGCCTGGcatctgggctgggctgggctggtctCCGATGCAAGGCCGCACGCCGGACTGGCGCGCGCTCCAGCTTGTGGAGGTGGTGGGTCTCCCCGCGTCTGTCCTCTCAGACATAGTCCTTGCGGTCGTAGGCGGTGCCCGTGCCGCCGCCGGTGGAGCGCGGCGCCGAGTAGAGGATCTTGGCGGGCGCATATTTCTTCTCGCGCGGCGGGCACGAGCAGCAGAGCAGCGCGCCCCCCAGCAGCTGCAGCGCCGCGGCCGCCCAGCCCACGTACAGGCCGGCGCCCATCTCGCGCTTCTGCGCCTCCGGCACCAGGGGGTTGTAGAAGTCCCGGATGATGGTGTTGGCCGACCAGGACACCGGCACGAGGGTGAGCACGGCGGCCAGCAGGTAAAGCACGCCCGCCACGATGGTGATCTTGGCCTTGGTCGTGTCGTCCTGCACGCAGTTGGTGCACTGGGCGCCCACGAGCGCCACGAAGAGCCCGAAGGCGGCCACCAGGATGGCGACGACGATGAGGGCGCGGGCGGCCTGCAGGTCCTGCGGCAGCGCCAGCAGCGAGTCGTACACCTTGCACTGCATCTGGCCCGTGCTCTGCACCACGCAGTTCATCCACAGGCCCTCCCAGGTGATCTGCGCCGTGATGATGCTGCTGCCGATGAAGGCCGACACGCGCCACATGGGCAGCGCGCAGCACACGATGGTGCCCACCCAGCCCAGCACGCCCAGCGAGGTGCCCGTGATCTCCAGGCCCATGGACATGGCTGCCGCGCCAAAGCCGGCTCTGCCGGGCAGCTCCGAGTGCGGGAAGACTAGGGGCCGGGGCCGCTAGGCCTGGACGGGAGCTGCGGCGCGCCGACGGACGGACGCACGGAAGGCGCGCGCGCGCTAACGGCTCGGCTCTGCCTGCTCGCGCCGCAGCTGCGCCTGCACCTGCTTGTGGCTTTGTAGGAGGGCGGCGGcgactgggctggccctgggctggggccgGTTAGTCTTAGATCCCTGCCCCAGCTCtctggcaggggtgggaggggcgaAGCCGCGCTCTCCGGGGCCTTTGGACAGTGACGTGGCCCCTCTTCCCACCTTCACCGTGCGCCCTGGGAGGAAGGACTTGGCCAGGAGTGGCGCGCagcgctggggtgggggtgccaAGAGAGGGCGGGTCCCGGGC
This window harbors:
- the CLDN3 gene encoding claudin-3 gives rise to the protein MSMGLEITGTSLGVLGWVGTIVCCALPMWRVSAFIGSSIITAQITWEGLWMNCVVQSTGQMQCKVYDSLLALPQDLQAARALIVVAILVAAFGLFVALVGAQCTNCVQDDTTKAKITIVAGVLYLLAAVLTLVPVSWSANTIIRDFYNPLVPEAQKREMGAGLYVGWAAAALQLLGGALLCCSCPPREKKYAPAKILYSAPRSTGGGTGTAYDRKDYV